The Maniola hyperantus chromosome 6, iAphHyp1.2, whole genome shotgun sequence sequence TGTCATAGACtcaattttaaatgtaaaagtgtgtttgtttgttggtttgtccttcaataaggtcgcaacggagcaaagaaTTTAGTAGTTACAggcttggagagtgacatagattaCATTCTattccggaaattcaaagaattcctacgggattaataaaaacttaaatctacaccAATAtgtgggcatcaactagtaaataatattgtatgtatTCAGAAATCATATTGCAATAAACATTATTAATAAGTTTAACAGCTATGCGTATTTATGTATTTGGAAACTGCCGGTTGCCTGCCGGCGACTGTCTGATTTCGGTTTCACTTATCGTAATTATTGTGTTACGTAAAATGAAAAGAGCAATCAAACTGTAGGCACCCCATAATCATCTAGCGTAATATCACATCCACTTTTACTACACCAATTGGAGGCTCCAATCCAAAAAGTGATAAGTCACAAATCcttatttaaaatacttacaattattataaatcatttgaatatattgtaatatgattttttcgtcagtacccatattataaatgtgaaagtgtgtttgtttgtttgtccttcgatcacgtctcaacagagcaacggatcgacgtgattttttgcatgggtatagttaaaaacctggagagtgatataggctacatactttttatcccgggaaatcaaagagatcccacggtatttttaaaaacctaaatccacgcgtacgaagtcgcggtcatcattaTATCAGcggttattaataaaatatattattattgttaagacAAAAGATCATTTTTCTTTTAGGCGTCTTtagtcttctaggcaagcagATAGAGCATCATTGAttttttaagcatgattgtcgttgAGTGCAATCCTATCACGCAAAATCTATTGCCACttcaaaaatgacaaaaataaacTTAGACACATTTAGCATTGGAGCCTCCAATTACAACAAATTGTAGCTTCGAAATGAACAGTAATTTGTGTATAGGGAGTTTCTGAAAGTATTATAATCAAGATTGGCGTAAAAGTCAGTAGCGAAAAATGCAATCCTTTTCAGCAAAGAACATTGTGAAAAGGACTATGTTCtttttcttctttggggctgtGCTGGTCCTTAGATTCCCTGTATCACTTCGACCGTCTCCCATCCATTGTGATCGCCACCAATTTTATGGCAATACTTGTACTTGTTGTGGTTGGGTGTTGTTTTAGTTGTTGTACTTGTTGTAGGGTGATTGGCTAAGTGTCTAACATTGAATGATaaccaccaagctcatttgacattggtgggtcctacattgctgcttcactaagagctataaaaatattcgtagaacttcaatggattaaaaataaatatcatatgagctcagtggctattCATATGGCTAGGCAGTGgcagttagcgaatcagtaggcaggtACAGAAAAGGACTATACGTAAATCTCTTAACATAgtttggtttagagattgtgtacaactgaatacggtatttggctatgtcaaaaataaattatttctcagtaataaATAGAGGGTCATccgaaatacgtaaaatccactttttagttttaagtgttaaccattttaaattatccattaaaataaaaaagctcgtcaaatcattgtgacgtcatatgccagtatttcatagaagctcgcatactaagcgcgtgttatgacgtttgataaaaagattcTGATTTGActtgttgtcaaataccggattggtaACAGGAGTTTTTTGTACCTGCAAACAGTAAATTTGACTTTACTTACTATTTTTCAGGTCCCTTGTGTAGGCGTTAGTATGGGAGTGGAGCGCATATTCTCAGTGCTCGAAGCGAAGTTAGCTGCGGGTGACATCAGCGTACGGACGAGTGACATCGATGTGTACGTCGCGTCCGCACAGAAAAACTTCCTCGAAGAAAGGATGAAGATATGCGCAGAGCTGTGGAATGCTGGAATTAAGGTTGGTagtgatcatgatcaacccattaccggcccattactgagcacgggtctcctctcacagtgaaagagccatagtctgccacgctggcccaatgcggattggcagacttcacacacctttgttgagaacatgaagaactcttagGTATGCAGGATTcatcacgacgttttccttcaccgttaaagcaagtgatatttaattggtttAGGTGTCACTTAAATCTTAATAGTACCTTACTAGTACAGAAGTATCACTCagcaaagacgtttaaataataaagtgcaattcagttTTCGGCTTGAAATTTAATGAGTTAACCCCAGCAACTTAATATTTGTTGTTGTAGAAGTAGTTCGTAGAACAACTTTAGATCAATGATCTTTAATGTATCTTGTAATTTTTTCTGTGGGTTGGCGTGCTTACTTGATAACTAATCAGtacttacccttattataaatgcgaaagtgtgtttgtttgttggtttatttgtttgttggtttgtgggattttcaaaacctaaatccacgcgtacgaagtcgcgggcatcagctagttcatgaTAGATTTCAGTTTAGGAATCTAAGaatcttatttttttacagACTGAGCAGTCCTACAAAAAGAACCCAAAAATGCTGAATCAACTACAACACTGCGAAGAAAACGGAATCCCGCTCGCTGTTATTCTAGGCGAATCCGAACTCAAACGTGGATTGGTTAAAATACGTAACATTTCCACAAGAAAAGAGGATGAAATTCCTAGAGCGAATCTTGTAGACGAACTCAAGTCTAGAATTGAGGTGTTAGATATAAAAGAAATTAATGGACCGCTTCCTAAGTAAATTAGCCATTACAATATTTTGTGCAGTTTCATTATTGTACAAGATAAACTATTCATCTCGGCAATCGTCGTTTACTATCagaattaaaaaaccggtcaagtgcgagtcagactcgcgcacagagggttccgtacagtctcgtattttttcgacattttgcacggtaaatcaaaaactattatgcaaaaaaataaataaattttagaatgtaggtatagGTCATATGTACATGTACATCGGCTATTAGAAtgacattactttctgccgcgtattgtacgtcgtttacatgggcattgcgtaagtgtgcgtgcatgtacGACGAAGACgaacgacttaaacacaagcatgagccactcgtcttcgtgaaatgcaaaaactatatttaCTCTGGTAAGGAAAGGATTGCCGAGTggaataattaatttcaaattataACCGTAAAACAATTTGTACAAATTTTacaatgtgaaaattattttcacttgatttaaaaagcaaaattgatttttttatatcaagTTAAAAATTAGTTAGAATAGCGATTTGTGTATTGATAGCATTTAAAATTTTCTTCAAATTATTTGAGGACACCAAAAACTTTCTGTAATAAAAAATCGTTTTTCATTATTAAACATTCTCCATTCTTTAATTTAATCTTCTGTTAATCTGTTCATAACTCATACGTTTGCGCAAaattcatccgattgagttgaaactttttacagttgttgttgggacTTGCGGAAAATTAGTGCTGTCAACGTAAATAGGTGGCATGCGCGTAGCATTGCTATGCGTGCCGGACATAGATGTATTCCAATATGCTACGATTTACGATGCCCGGCGGGCGTCggctaataaaattaaaaaataaaagacgtAAGTACTCGTAGGTGCAAAATAACTTAAAATTCTTTCCAATGGAAAGTagagtttatttgtttttattttattcataaagtTTATTTTCGTCGACATTTCATCTTCGTTAGTGAAAATCTTGAAAATTTGATCTAGATCTCATAAGGACCCTGGAATTTACATAAATTGTATAATTTATTGCTATTTATCGTGGAGTATTGCGTACGTCCTATCGTATGTTTATGAAGGCGTATTAATTAGGCCCTTCTTACATTATGATACTTACAGACGACTAGTATCCTACGCGAATCTCGAAGATGAGTCGCTAAGGAGTATCTCACATACATTTGTATGGTGATTCGCATACTTCGTTACCGGTATCCTACTCGCCTGCTACTAGTCTCGCGATACCCGTCcgtctcctacgaatctcggcAAAATGCGGCGGATCATCAGTTTGACATTAAAGTTCAAgaagaactctttgtttttagtAGCATAATGTACGAAACTCGAGTAGCGAACATGCATTCTACTGGCATGCGACTGCGgtatcgtctcttgcgagtaTGGCAATGTATGAAGGGTCTAAAACTAAgttatgatattttatttacttgtaaCAATTTTCGTTCCTTATTGAAAAATGCATTTCGTTttttttacctttaaaatatcttgtaaacGAAATAATTAAAGTGggtatttgtttttaaaagttatgacgtacataattattattgtttagagCGTACTATATTTTTGCTTTCAAACTACATTTTATTAGTTTCTTGGGAATGTAGATTCTATTAGCACTGcagcattattttatttagtgttACCGAAACTAAAACCATGTATGTTTGTGTTATGCTTTTACTTAATtattcaaaagtatttaataaatcGTTTTTACCGAAGTAAGTTTTTGATTGTCTTTTCTCCTTATAGTAAACTTTCATctttgaaatataaataaagtacaCCTTAGGCTCAATGCACACCGTTAGATTGGGGTGGAGCTAAAACGTAGCGCCTTTTGCTACCAACTCTAATTCGACTTTTGTTCATACATTTTAGTATAGCGGCGTGTCCTTTGCTTAAATTAAGGAACCTATAAGGAACATGACAAGGCATTCCGAATCACTGGGAgatgtatttgacgattcaaaaatacctacttgtaaaagtttatttgaaaaaaaatctttcaagaTAAAGCGTAAATAAAGAGTTCTAAAAAATGACGCTGTGCCTCGGCTTCACTCCACACAATAGTTATGCGTTGCTCTTTCCACTACGACTTTCGTACTTTAGACGACACTACTAGATGTACTGACCTCGATGGAAGCTAGCACGTACTTAGTTCAAAACCATCGTGTCACGGACAGAGTCATGTTTGGTCATTGTTTCTATATTCTGTGTTTCCTGGCATTGTGGCCTCAATTACCGCGAAGTCCAGAACCTACGTACTATCTATATAAAACTGTTTACGTAAGACCCTTTTTTATTTAACGCCGATAGCTTATTGTAAACACATTTCAGCGTTGCTGAGTGGAATGAAATGACTTATTTAATCCGACGATATTTCAAATTTTCATTGTGTGTTTTCTTGTTAACTTCAAAAGTTCGTGCGTCAGGTGTTGAGGAAGCGTTGGAAGAACATCTCAAGGATATAGCTCAAAATGAAGAATCTGAAGCGATTAAGTTGGAAAAGGGCAAGGGGGAAAAGGATCATCACATCGATACGGAAACGAAAGACACCCATTCAAATAAATATTCTAAAGAAAACGACGAAGCTAAATTCCTAAAAAAAGACCAGGAAAGCAAAGTGTCATCAGAAAAGGATGCTTATGCAGGGTCCAATAGTAAGCAGGATAAGGCTGAAGATCACCACACGGATGGATTCAAGAGAGGACACAAAAAAGGTCATCACAAGCAAGGATATCAAAACTCTTACCATAAGGATGAGTCTTCGAACAAAAGCAGTTTCTTTGATGACTTAAACGATGAAGGTGATCAAGCCGGATACAATAGTAGAGTGAATACTCACGATAATCAAGGAGGTAGAAGTTATGAAGGTTCGCATAATAATGGGCAACAGTATTTACGAAACAACTATCGCGGCGGAGCCAACAACCGTTACGGAGACGTTGGGGACAAACATGTTTCTCATCGAGATTACGGAAGAAATTCTTATTTGGATAATTCTGAAAATTATAACAAATACCGTAACGGACACGGTGCCTATAACAGGGGTAAAATTCACGATCGACGCGATCATCGCTACCCGCGTGTTTATCACGACCCTGGATGGGATTGGAATAGTAGAAGAGATTGGGACCGATCTGAATGGGAAAGAACTCCGGATTGGGGTAGAGATTATCACAGTCCAGGTTACTATGATAATCATGGCATACGTCACGATGGAGGATATGACCATGGTCTAAAACATGGTCATGGATATCGTTATGGAGAGTCTCGATCTGACCCGGTTGCTGAAATACCCAAAGAAATACCTAGTGAAATACCCAGAGAAATACCTAGAGATGCGCCAATAGTTGCTCGTAGGAAACAGACCATAACGATTTATGAAGATCCGAGATATTCTGGCAAGGAAAACGGCCAGCTAAGAAGAGAAGAAGGAGACTACATAGAGCTTGATTATCAGCCAAGTAGTCGTAGATACTCCAGTTATGACAACACCTATTACAATGTACCAGCAAAAGGTGCAGAATCAAGCAAAATTAATAGGTTAGTTTATAATTATAGACGGCAGTAAGTTGATAATGCTACACTACACATTTTCTGTATCATGAAATCAAGCGAAATACATATaaacatagaaataaataaaagtggaaTCTGGTGCGTTTATttagaaatacatttttaaatagatatacctacgtaaCAAACTTTTAATTATTCAATGTAACATTGCATGCAATTTGTGATATTAATACATATGCGATTTCAAATGGTAGGTAATATCGGAGAAATTCATATCACCAAATTTGCTAAAGTTCAGTGGGGCGTTTAGGTCACATACaggcaggtacctacttgaaagaGAATATTCCTCGGGGCGACGTGTCGGACAGTCAGTAGGGTGCTTGTCATATTTCAATATGGTACAACTGGCACAGTTGAGCGGTTTGGGCTTTGGATCGTGACGGATGCGTGCAAAATCGGGGTCGGCAGGCCGGAATTTGGGCACAGATACCTACATGGGCAAGGGCGTTTGAGCATTTAAATTCGGTCGATATAACTATTTTAAAAGCGAAACCTAAAAATAACTTGAATTTTTCAGGAGAGTTTGGTTTTCTTCAACCCTAAGTAGAGATTAGAACCTATTGAAAGGTTTCTTATATTTCTTTGTAGGTATAATAGCTTTCTGTTCCATAAAATCGTCTGTCTTTAAAATAATGCCAGTCATGTTTCCGGATTATTTCGCTTTATTACCCCTTCCGCTTTAATTAAGCGAAGTCGTTATTGAGGCACTACCCACTCGTAGATATTTTTCAGTACttttatttgtaatttaaattttgcaaCCCTTCGTTGTGGTTCTGAAGGGGAATAAACTAATTTAAACGGTAAGCTCTCGAAAAGTCCTTTTGTATTGTGTGTTGTTTGATGACAATTTAAAACGGGATGTGAGTGGAAGGAAGGTGACATGCCGTTTTAGACTTACTAAGCAGCGTATTTAgtccataggtaggtatacttagagCGTAGGCTAGTAAATTAAGGTAGGTTCCTACGGGTTCCTCTTACGTACTATTTTTTATCTCTCTGCTGCCATCCGatagcttttaaaaaaaataattgtgagTTGAGACCGAGgaacctatagtccgcgacaccCGGagagcccccgtgctaacccggtgtgggatagcgcgggtatgcggggcgtccccccgcctcacacctcgattgccgtctcaacctgtcgtgtactatacctatgtacatcataggtacctaaatgtagATTGTACGGCATTTCAAGACGGCATTTAACTCCTGTGTAGCCAGCCTTGTCTACCAAACAATTAATTTAAAGGCTTTTAGAAGTTTCGAGTGGCATTTTATCCGTTACCTGCAACTTGTTTACTAGGTAGGCATATGTATTAACTACAGTTAGGTACAATGAAGCCTGGGTATTCTTTGAAAGTAACGCCGTTGTAATTCATGCAACTGGATTATGAATATTCACGGATAAATTTGTATGTCTAGATTCGGAATAAACGCTAGGTGAAGGACATGCATATTGCCTGCCAATCTGCAATTGCAAATTTCCAACCTCTTGCGGTACTTTGTCACGAGTATAGTCAGTCGCTCCTATCATTCTCAATTTTGCTTCCAAAAACCGAAAATCAAAGGctgaattttaatttatgtaaagATTTGGCTACGTAAAACATATAACGGGAACCTATTTGTTTACcaaattttcacttttttttttttaattttttttaaattttcacttGTATCTATCCAACTGGATATCTAACcaaataagtataggtaggtttactacctttatttagtttcaaaAGCCTAGTCGTCTCAATCGATGCTGCTGGACATGGTGGTGCcgtgtagggatttccacaccgGTTTGTGACGCTTGGGTCGAGCGGCTCTCCAGTCTCTAAGACTTGTTTGATGACGTCAGTTTACCTACTTAGTGATGAGTGACGGGACTACACGGAAGAGTCGCTACCATCAACACCGCTGTCCTTTGCAGGACCACTACTCGAGTAATTTAGGCCCTCAAAGTTTGCAGCCTGTAAATGATATGAGCTTTGCGCACTATCCTTTACCAGTTATATACTCTCCAGAGTTGTCAGTTA is a genomic window containing:
- the LOC117983224 gene encoding probable ATP-dependent RNA helicase ddx42 → MTYLIRRYFKFSLCVFLLTSKVRASGVEEALEEHLKDIAQNEESEAIKLEKGKGEKDHHIDTETKDTHSNKYSKENDEAKFLKKDQESKVSSEKDAYAGSNSKQDKAEDHHTDGFKRGHKKGHHKQGYQNSYHKDESSNKSSFFDDLNDEGDQAGYNSRVNTHDNQGGRSYEGSHNNGQQYLRNNYRGGANNRYGDVGDKHVSHRDYGRNSYLDNSENYNKYRNGHGAYNRGKIHDRRDHRYPRVYHDPGWDWNSRRDWDRSEWERTPDWGRDYHSPGYYDNHGIRHDGGYDHGLKHGHGYRYGESRSDPVAEIPKEIPSEIPREIPRDAPIVARRKQTITIYEDPRYSGKENGQLRREEGDYIELDYQPSSRRYSSYDNTYYNVPAKGAESSKINRLVYNYRRQ